TGGACTTGCATGATGAGTTTTTCACGCAAGAATTCCACATCAAACTGATTAATATCAATCTGGCAGCTCCATTCTTTATCCACATATCCACGGCTTTCTGGATGTCGGTGGTGACGGCTGCTCCTTACCTTTTCTATGAAATATGGCGTTTTGTAAGTCCTGCCCTTTATCCCGGTGAGCGCAGAGGGGTGAAGAAGGCTCTGGGTATTGGTACTTTCATGTTTTTTATCGGTGTATTGCTGGGTTACTTCATGGTTTATCCGTTGACATTACGTTTTCTTTCTACCTATCAGTTGAGCGCAACCATTGAAAATCAAATCTCTCTGAATTCTTATATAGATAATTTCATGATGCTGGTACTCTGCATGGGATTGGCATTCGAATTGCCGCTGGTGACATGGCTTCTTTCTTTGCTTGGGATCGTAAACAAGAGTTTCTTGCGTAAGTACCGTCGCCATGCCATTGTAATCATTGTTATCGCTGCTGCCATAATAACGCCAACCGGAGATCCTTTTACTTTGACAGTGGTAGCCGTGCCTCTTTATCTGCTTTATGAACTGAGTATCTTGATGATAAAAGATAAAAAGGCGGATGAAAGAGATGGTTTAAACAAATAAGCGCATCTTTTAACTAAATTAACTGCCATTGCAACGTTATGGCATGTTCTTTGCTTTTTGCCTCTCCGATAATTTTAATATTGAATTTTAAAAACAATAGGAGGTATTGATAATGGGAGCTGCTGGTAATAAAAAGCCGAAGAAGACAAAAGACAAACATCATGTTCCGGCTTATGAAGTTGAAGAAGCAATGAGCGAGACAAACAAGAAGCCGAAGAATCAGAAGAAGTAATTGCTTTTTCGGGGCAAGCTTGAAGTTTTTATATTTGGTTTGCGCTATCTTTGCACTCATGGAAAATGAGGTGAAGGAATATTATGATTTACTGTCGGCAGTCTGTAAGTGGGACGATTCCTCTTTGAATATTGCTTATCGGCGGATGCGGGAATTGCTTGAACATTTGTGCCATACGCAGATTGCAGACAGCAGTTTACAAATGACCGACCTTTCCGCACGAATTAATTTCGTGGCGTCAAAGATCGGCCTTTCTATTACAGAGCAGAATCGGCTCCATACTTTCCGGTTGACTTCTAATGGCACGCTGAACCGACAAGTTGAACCCCGGCGTGAGCAGTTGTTGCGCGATGTCAAGACACTGGCTTTTTTTATTAAACGGTTGACAGGAGAGGATATTCCTGCAGAACTATATAGGTTGCTGCCCCATGCAGATGCCACCTATATCGTAGCTTCCCCTGCCAAGGAACATATCAGGCGTATGCGTGTCAGTTTCCGGTATGCCGATGACAATTATTTATATGTATTTCCCATAGACAGCCTGGCGGATGAGCCCTTGCGTGTCCGCTATAACGTGCCGCAGATAAACGGGGAATTTGCGGAAACTTGCCGGTTATTGTGGAGTCATGCGCAGGTCAACTTGCTGGATGTCTCCGTGGATGAGGCGGGCATTCTCACTCCCTCCTTCATTATTCTGGAACCGGATTATCTGATAGACATCAGTTCACTGGCAGAGTGTTTTAAGGATTACGGTCACCATCCTGCCAATTATATCTTGGCCCGTTTGCAGTCTCCGGACAATACCCGCCCACTTCTGCTGGGTAATATAGCCAATCTTTTTCTGGATGAATGGATCCACTCTGAAAAATCTCCCGATTATTTGTCGTGCATGAAGAAGGCTTTCCGGTCTTATCCTATCGAACTGGCCGCTTGTGCCGATTTGAAGGATAGGGAGAAAGAAGCGGAGTTCTTTGCTGACTGTAAACGCCATTTTGAAAATATCCGTCAGACGGTGACGGAAACTTTTCGTGCGGCGGGATATGGGTTGGATAAAACAGACGCTGTGTTGGAACCCTCTTATATTTGCGAGGCGTTAGGTTTGCAAGGACGTCTGGACTATATGCAACGGGATATGTCTTCGTTTATAGAAATGAAGTCGGGCAAAGCCGATGAATATACTATTCGGGGCAAAGTGGAACCTAAAGAGAACAACAGGGTACAGATGTTGCTCTATCAGGCTGTACTGGAATATTCAATGGGGATGGATCACAGGCAGGTCAAGGCCTATTTATTATATACCCGTTATCCGTTGCTGTATCCGGCTCGCCCTTCGTGGGCTATGGTAAGGCGGGTTATGGATGTGCGCAACCGGATAGTGGCGAATGAATATGGCATACAGTTGAGAAACAGCTCTCAATATACGGCAGAACGGTTGAAGGATATTCATCCGGACATCTTGAACGAACGGCAACTGGACAACGCTTTGTGGAAACGCTACCTTTATCCCTCCATTGATGCTGTGACGCAACGTATTCTGGCCTTGTCTCCCATAGAGCGCAGCTATTTTTATACACTATATAATTTTATAACCAAAGAACTTTACACTTCCAAGTCGGGAGACATGAACTATGAGGGACGTGCCGGGGCGGCGGCATTGTGGCTTTCCACATTGGCAGAAAAGAGTGAGGCCGGAGAAATCTTGTATGATCTGACAATCCGTGATAACCATGCGGCAGATGTGCATAAACCTTATTTGGTCTTTTCACTTTTGGTTCCTTCTTCGCGGTCTGAGGGGGAGGCTTTACCGAATTTTCGTCAAGGAGATGCAGTGGTGCTTTATGAACGGAACAAAGACAGTGACAATGTTACCAACAAAATGGTCTTCAAGGGTAATATAGAACGTATTTCCGATAATGAAATCTGTATGCGCCTTCGTGCTACCCAGCAAAATGCAGGTGTCTTGCCCTCTGATAGTCGTT
Above is a window of Bacteroides helcogenes P 36-108 DNA encoding:
- the tatC gene encoding twin-arginine translocase subunit TatC, coding for MAEKELTFWDHLDELRRVLFRVLGVWFVLAVGYFTAMPYLFDNVVLAPCHNDFIFYDLLRWIGQELDLHDEFFTQEFHIKLININLAAPFFIHISTAFWMSVVTAAPYLFYEIWRFVSPALYPGERRGVKKALGIGTFMFFIGVLLGYFMVYPLTLRFLSTYQLSATIENQISLNSYIDNFMMLVLCMGLAFELPLVTWLLSLLGIVNKSFLRKYRRHAIVIIVIAAAIITPTGDPFTLTVVAVPLYLLYELSILMIKDKKADERDGLNK
- a CDS encoding AAA domain-containing protein, which translates into the protein MENEVKEYYDLLSAVCKWDDSSLNIAYRRMRELLEHLCHTQIADSSLQMTDLSARINFVASKIGLSITEQNRLHTFRLTSNGTLNRQVEPRREQLLRDVKTLAFFIKRLTGEDIPAELYRLLPHADATYIVASPAKEHIRRMRVSFRYADDNYLYVFPIDSLADEPLRVRYNVPQINGEFAETCRLLWSHAQVNLLDVSVDEAGILTPSFIILEPDYLIDISSLAECFKDYGHHPANYILARLQSPDNTRPLLLGNIANLFLDEWIHSEKSPDYLSCMKKAFRSYPIELAACADLKDREKEAEFFADCKRHFENIRQTVTETFRAAGYGLDKTDAVLEPSYICEALGLQGRLDYMQRDMSSFIEMKSGKADEYTIRGKVEPKENNRVQMLLYQAVLEYSMGMDHRQVKAYLLYTRYPLLYPARPSWAMVRRVMDVRNRIVANEYGIQLRNSSQYTAERLKDIHPDILNERQLDNALWKRYLYPSIDAVTQRILALSPIERSYFYTLYNFITKELYTSKSGDMNYEGRAGAAALWLSTLAEKSEAGEILYDLTIRDNHAADVHKPYLVFSLLVPSSRSEGEALPNFRQGDAVVLYERNKDSDNVTNKMVFKGNIERISDNEICMRLRATQQNAGVLPSDSRYAIEHDCMDTSFRGMYLGLSAFLSATKSRRDLLLGQRPPAFDSSFDSRIAASQDDFARVILKARAASDYFLLIGPPGTGKTSRALRGMVEAFYQEGKQILLLSYTNRAVDEICKALVAITPETDFIRIGSELSCDEKYRGHLIENVLDSCSTRLEVQDRIARCYIFVGTVATLSAKTELFRLKTFDVAIVDEATQILEPQLLGLLCSRNPAGMDAIGKFILIGDHKQLPAVVLQSSEQSEVNDESLRDIGLHNLKDSLFERLYRNVMRRNLQSPMSHLEPCYDMLCRQGRMNVEVALFPNRAFYGGLLQSVGLPHQQGELFLPADLCDCEFADLLTRRVAFLPSVPEELAQSAKMNHSEARIVARLAGAVYRQYSAMSCFDSSLTLGIIAPYRSQIALIKNEIAALGIAGLDDVLVDTVERFQGSERDVIIYSFCVNRISQLKFLANLTEDNGVLVDRKLNVALTRARKQMFMTGVPQLLKLNPIYARLLETVAYDC